A region of the Lysobacter sp. K5869 genome:
TGGACTTCTTCTGTTCCTTCGACGGCTGTTCGATGTCGATGTCGTACAGATTCTGGCCGTCGACGATGGCCACGCGCAGTTCTTCCGCCTGCGTCGCATTGATCAGCATGCGCTTCATTGTTGCGTTCCTCGCGCGCTCTACCGCGCGGAACGCCGTGGCGTTTCGCTATCTGGGAACTGAGTCCGCGCCGTCGCGTTCGGCGCCCGAACCGGGCCGCCCGCCGCGCCGGCGAGGTCTCCACTACCAGCGCTACATCACCACGGCACGCCGCGGGAGCGCTCTCAATACCTTTACTCAACTTCGGGCCGGCGGCGCGAACGCCGCACGGGACGGGCGACGGCTGCTTCGAGGGGTCTCTCGTTCGTGTTCGAGGACGGACTCTGGCGCCGCACGGGTGTTCATCGCGACGGGGTGTCCGTCGGCGAGGGCGGGCTCCGCCGGTCCGTCGCTGCTAACATGGCTGCCCCGTGGGCAGTGGTTAGACGCGGACCGGAATCGCGGGAGGGGCTTTCGGCCCCGTACCGGGCCGCACGCCGCGAGGCGTACGACCGGGTGCAACTCCCAGCGAAATCAAAACCTTATCTCGCGTCGCGAGTGTAACAGATAACGCTTCGGGATGACCCAATCAGCAAACTCCGGCAATGCCGGCGCCCGCACCGTGCGCGTGCCCGACGATCGCGACGGCCAGCGCCTGGACAACTTCCTGCTCGGCCAACTCAAAGGTGCGCCCAGGTCCTTGATCTACAAGCTGGTCCGCTCCGGACAGGTGCGCGTGAACGGGGGGCGGGCCAAGGCCGAGCGCAAGCTCGAAGCCGGCGACGAGGTGCGCATCCCGCCGGTTCGTCTCACTGAAGCTGGCGACAAGCCGGCGCCGCCCAAGGGCTTCCTGGACGCGATGGAGCGCTCGATCGTGTTCGAGGACGCCCGCCTGCTGGCCCTGAACAAGCCCTCCGGCGTGGCCAGCCACGGCGGCAGCGGGATCAGTTTCGGCGCCATCGAGACCCTGCGCGCGCTGCGCCCGAACCAGGGCCTGGAGCTGGTCCACCGGCTCGACCGCGACACCTCCGGCCTGCTGATCGTGGCCAAGAAGCGCTCGGCCCTGACCGAGATGCAGGCGCTGATGCGCGAAGAGGGCGGTATCGCCAAACGCTACCTGGCGCTGCTGACCGGGCGCATGCCCGACGGGATCATGACGGTGGACGCGCCGCTGCACATCGGCCTGCGCCAGGGCGGCGAGCGCCACGTCCAGGTGCACCGCGACGGCAAGGCCTCGCTGAGCCACTTCAAGGTGTTGGAGCGGCGCGGCGGGCAGTCGTATTGCGAAGTGCGGATCGAAACCGGCCGCACCCACCAGATCCGCGTGCATTCCCAGCACATCGGCCATCCGGTCGCCGGCGACGATAAATACGGCGAGGCCGAGGTCAACAAGAAGCTGCGCGATCAGTTCGGTTTGCGCCGGCTGTTCCTGCACGCCTCGACTCTGGAGTTCGCCCTCGACGGCGGGCGCGAGCGGTATTCGCTCAATGCGCCGCTGGCGCCGGAGTTGGTCGAGGTGTTGGACCGGCTCGGCGGCTGAGCGGCCGAAGCGGCGGCAGGTTACGCCAGAACCTTCTGCCGGCGCCTGTGCGCGTAACGCTCGTCCTGCTCGAACCAGCGCAGATAGGTGCCGTCGTCGTCGTAGTCGATCACGCGGCCGTCCTTGACGATCACGCTGACCAGATTGTCGGCGACGGTGAGGTATTGCAGCCGGGCGAAGCGCGCGGCGAAGCCGTCGTCGACCTGGATCTCGCGCAGCCGCGCTTTGGCCAGCGCATCGGCGGGGCCGCTCACGCCGAACTCGCGCAGATGCGCATCCAGCGAGCTTTCGCCGGGCAGCGCGTCGACGCCGTAATCGGCGACCTGGAACGAAAACAGGCACTCTTCCCACAGCAGCGTTTCGATCGCGGCGAGGTCGGCCGCGCCGAGCGCGAGCACATCGGCGATGGTCCGTCCCATGCGCTCGGTCGCCTGCGACGGCGCGCCGTCGGCGGGAAACAACACGAATTCGTGGCGTTCGCCGAGCATCGGCATGGGCAGCGTCAGCCGGCCCAGGCCGTCGTAATCGGTCCACTCGATTCGTTCGGCCCAACCGGCCGGCGGTGCCGGAGGCGGTTGCACGGTCCGGGCCGTCGCGTCAGCGCGCGCTGACGGCCTGCCCGCAATGCTCCGGCCGCTCGGTCGGCGCATGGAACGTCACCGGCACCTGGATGTCGGTCGACACCGGCTTGCCGTTGCGGGTCGCCGCTTCGAAGCGCCAGCGCTGCACGCCCTTGGTCGCGGCCGCGTCGAGCGCGGGGATGCCGCTGCCGGTCATGACGTGGGCGCGGGTCGGCTTGCCTTCCGGGCCGACGGTGAGCTGCAGCACGACCTTGCCGCCGACCTGATCGCAGCCGATCTCCAGCGGATACTCCGGCGGCGGCGTGTCGACCGCGCGCAGCGGCGTGGACGGGATGATCGGTTCTTCGGCGGCGCGCTGGCCGCAGCCGGCGAGGGCGGCGCTCAGGGCCAACACGGCGAGCGCGGCGTGGGGGCGAAAATTCGCTTTCATGACGTGATCAACCTATCAGGGCTTCGGCCTTGGCCGCGCAGATGAAGTCGTTCTCGCTCAGCCCGCCGACGTCGTGGGTGGAATAGCGCACCACGCAGCGGTCGTAGTGCACGCCGAGGTCGGGGTGATGATCCTCGCGATGGGCCATGAACGCCAGTGCGTTCACGAACGCCATGGTCCGATAGTAATCGTCGAAGCGGAACGTTTTGGTGAGGGCGTGGCCGTCCTCGGCCAGTTCCCAGCCCGGCACCTGCGGCAGCAGTTCGCGCACGCGCGCTTCGCTCAAGCGGTGCTCGCTGCCGCGCAGGAGGACGCAATGGGCCTGGACGAGGGGAATGAGGTCGTTCATGGGGGACTCCTGGCGGCCGGGCGCGGGCGCCGCGGCGTTGCGTCTGGCCGCGCCGGCCCCATGTGAATGGAACCGTATCCGCGGCGGTCGTAGGCTGCATGCGCGACATCAGGCCGCGCCGTCCCCGTTAGAATAGCCCGATGATCAATATTTCCGAATCCGCCCAGGCGCACTTCCGCAAGCTGATCGAACGCGAGGCCTTGCCGGGCCTGGGCGTGCGCTTGTCGGCGGTCCATCCCGGCACGCCGCGCGCCGACGTGCGCCTGGAGTTCGCCGAACCCGCCGATCTGGCCGGCGACGAGTGGGCGATCGACTGCGAAGGCTTCACCTTGTGGCTGCGCGCCGACAGCGTGAAGTACCTCGACGGCGCCGAGATCGATTACGAAACCCGCGCCACCGGCGGCCAACTGCAGATCCGCGCGCCCAAGATCAAGGGCGAGGCGCCGCAGGATTCGGCCTCGCTGGTCGAGCGCGTGCACTGGATCGTCGAGAACGAAATCAATCCGCAGCTCGCCCAGCACCGCGGCCACGTCTCGGTGCAGGAAGTCACCGCCGACGGCGTGGTGCTGCTGCGCTTCGGCGGCGGCTGCCACGGCTGCGGCATGGCCGACGTCACCCTCAAGCAGGGCATCGAA
Encoded here:
- a CDS encoding RluA family pseudouridine synthase, translated to MTQSANSGNAGARTVRVPDDRDGQRLDNFLLGQLKGAPRSLIYKLVRSGQVRVNGGRAKAERKLEAGDEVRIPPVRLTEAGDKPAPPKGFLDAMERSIVFEDARLLALNKPSGVASHGGSGISFGAIETLRALRPNQGLELVHRLDRDTSGLLIVAKKRSALTEMQALMREEGGIAKRYLALLTGRMPDGIMTVDAPLHIGLRQGGERHVQVHRDGKASLSHFKVLERRGGQSYCEVRIETGRTHQIRVHSQHIGHPVAGDDKYGEAEVNKKLRDQFGLRRLFLHASTLEFALDGGRERYSLNAPLAPELVEVLDRLGG
- a CDS encoding energy transducer TonB; amino-acid sequence: MKANFRPHAALAVLALSAALAGCGQRAAEEPIIPSTPLRAVDTPPPEYPLEIGCDQVGGKVVLQLTVGPEGKPTRAHVMTGSGIPALDAAATKGVQRWRFEAATRNGKPVSTDIQVPVTFHAPTERPEHCGQAVSAR
- a CDS encoding 4a-hydroxytetrahydrobiopterin dehydratase → MNDLIPLVQAHCVLLRGSEHRLSEARVRELLPQVPGWELAEDGHALTKTFRFDDYYRTMAFVNALAFMAHREDHHPDLGVHYDRCVVRYSTHDVGGLSENDFICAAKAEALIG
- a CDS encoding NifU family protein codes for the protein MINISESAQAHFRKLIEREALPGLGVRLSAVHPGTPRADVRLEFAEPADLAGDEWAIDCEGFTLWLRADSVKYLDGAEIDYETRATGGQLQIRAPKIKGEAPQDSASLVERVHWIVENEINPQLAQHRGHVSVQEVTADGVVLLRFGGGCHGCGMADVTLKQGIETTLMSKVPGVTAVRDATDHDTGQAPYIPRDSAA